Below is a genomic region from Astatotilapia calliptera chromosome 13, fAstCal1.2, whole genome shotgun sequence.
CCGCACCGTCTCCGACCACGACGCATTTTAACATGATAGTACCGGTTCCGTTTGCCATGATCCCGACCTTCCCAACGACATCATCGGCCCCTGACGCCCTTGTTATCCTGACCTCCTCCTTCTGTTCCTcctcttgctgctgctgctgggcgGTGATCCCCGCACGGCGGGCATCACCAGCGTCGGAGGCGGACTGCGCGGCTCACCGAGTCGGGCTGGAACTGCATCGTTCTCCCCTCCTCCCCACTACCCATCAGGTTCTTCCAAATGTCAATGagttcctttttttaattgtattttttgtacGACTGTCAGAAAGAATAAGATCCCCTCGGCCCAAGCCGGCTTTCAAATAAGCTGTCTCCTTAAACCCAATATCGGAAGCGTTTTCTGGGAGAAGCGGTCTGCCGGTACTGCATGTCTACCATGCCCGCTCCACGGTGCAGCCTGCGCTCTTGCTCCCTGGCGCACTGTGCCGCTGGTGGATAAGGTGGGTGCGCTTAGCCTACTGAAGAGGCGGGGCTTGGGTTTAAAACCAAGGGGCTCCGGATAAAGTACAGTCCGCCTGCTGTGAATGCCTGGATCACAGAGTAATTACACTATTTACGCTTCTTTAGAAGGATCCCGTGTGCAAACATTAGATTTCTGTTAGGGGGTGtcacaggaaataaaacaatatcctgtttTTGAGATAAACTTACCATtagtttccacacacacaccatctgaATCGTTCTCAATCCAAGGCTGGTACAAAGTTTATTGGCTTATAAGCTTCACAGTAGGATGTCCATGGAAAGAATTTTACATTAAACCTCCTTTAAAGTATCaataaatctttaaataaaGACAGTAGTGATATATGTTGGCCAGACATGCATGTGTCACTGAACACTtgttaataaaatgaaagaatataCCCAGTCTGTCGGTTTGGAAATGGTGTAACCTAAGTCTAAGTCAACATTCAGCCTCTAAATTTAGgcgtctccctctctctctgtttgcttTTCACATGACTTTGTGGCTGCGAGGATGAATAGACGATCCATCCTTActgtcctgctgtgtgtgtgtgtgtgtgtgtgtgtgtgtgtgtgtgtgtgtgtgtgtgtgtgtgtgtgtgtgtgtgtgtgtgtgtgtgtgggatggATGGAATATGCGATATGTGAGACGGGACCGGGGAGCTGCAGATGGAGACGCCACAGGAGGAGGCATGTGTTTATGAAAGAAGTGAAGGAGGCACACAGATTTGACCTCTGCAATGCAGTTGGCCAGGTGTGGGCTGTCTCCTTGAATTAGTGCACCCCTAGCCATCTTAATAAGGAGCGACTCTTTTTGAAGTGAAAAGGAGTGAGCAGGCACATGTGCAGCctattttcttctctctccaaATCTTTGTCTCTGCTTTGTGGGCATTTAAAGAGTCAAGACCTGGAGAAAGCTAAGGGGAATCCCAAAGTCAGCTAAAGACTTCTTAATCTTAAAAGTTTGGTGCAACAAGAGACAAGTTTGTTTTGAAGAGCTCGTCTCGCTTAGACCACACATTTGATAGCGCTGTTGCAGTCCATGTTCACACcttatcttttgttttatttctgagTTTATAAATGTGAGATGAGGCAGTGCAGCAGCAGAACAGCAGTAAAATATAACCACACCAACCAGATACCATCTTCAAGTGAAAACACAATCTACATTTATAATCAGCCAAGTCACAGTTTGGCAGGAAACGTCTCATATCTAGAAACTGATTGtgtgaaagaaaataataataataatagagtCAGCAAATAAGCACAAGCCACAGTAGCACAACAACACCAGTTTGCAGGCATTTAAAGTGAGATGTCAGAAGTCAGAGGCTTTACTGTAAAGTTTTACAACATCAATAGTTTCTATTCTTCAATCTATCTCCGTGTGTTGTTCAAACTAATCTTTATAACCGCCCACCCCTTCCCTCTATAAGATGATCTCTTGGTTGATGGTCCCTAGGCGACTACGACCTGTCCAATCAGCTGAAGGGGGCGGTGCCGAGGATTCTCCTGCTATCATCACATTTGACAGCTGCTGCAGCGGCTCACATGACCAAACAACAATTACCTCATACATGTAGTACTCCTGCTGAAGGTGTTACATTGGAGGCACCGCTCCCTGCGTTGGGCTGGATGgtggcaggaggaggagcatTCATGAAACCACTGTTATGATTTCACTTCCGGTAGATATCAGTGGGTTTTAAATGACAAGGTTAATTATAGCCTCCAGTCAAGCCAAGCGCCCACCAGATGTAGCTGCTATATGGCGCCTTTCATACTGCAAAGTGACAACACCTGCATAAAGTTGGATGTTGTCTATCATCATGGATCTTTAGCAGTTTTAACCTGACTGATGTTCGACATGTTAATCAATGCGTTTGAGTGTTTTGGGTGACCACGTGTGCACACCTTCCACATATTGAGATATGTCCCACTTCCTGACGTGAGACACGTGCCTCTCGCGAAGAGATGCTGATTTATGGATGCGTCACCCCTGAAACCCACAGATGATTACCGGTCAGGTcagcagctgaaacagctgaaacagttaCTGCAACGGGGAGGAGATACAGGACAccataaaaacaaactttcGCTTTCAATCATGCTTCTAAGCAGTTGAGacgattaaaatgaaaattccGAATTTGAAATTTGCCTCCTAGAACATGCAACTGTAGTATGAATTTAAAAATCCTGGGTGATTTCCAGAAAAGCTGTCCTCTGAGCTTCCCCTCTGACCTATCCCAGCCAGGCAAGAGGAGGTGGGTACACCATGGACACATTGCCAGCCTTCACAGTTTCTCATGGCAAGGCAAAGGATGTAGAAACTGCATGAACTGTGATCTGATTGTTCAGAATGAGGTCTGTATTTGACTTAAGACACATGTGGATGTGGGTCAAAAGAGAatcaaagaagaaagagaaccAGGTTACCTTGAAAACACACAGGTGACAGATTTGAACATAACCAGCAGACTTGAATGGGAAGTCCTTACAAATATGAATATTatccaataaagaaaaaagtgcaaataaaaTCATGTGAAGCTTCCATTATGTTTTAAGGACATTTCACGAAGGACACATATTGTGTTCAGCCATAGAGTATATCAGCGCTGGCAGGTACCTCAAGACTTTGCTGCCGGGGAGTTCATTAGTGAGCTGCTGACcttattttctgtgtgaatgacATTTAATATCAACTCTCTATTTCTGTAAGGAGCCAAGTTTAGAGGTGCAGGCTGCAATAAAATATGCTCCACTGTTAAATTCTGCATGTCACAGCCTGTAAATCTGTGTGTTCCCAACAGACAAAATGACATTATGATTACATGCATTTAATGTACATAGTCAGTTGTGTCGTGTTACATCGGTCTGGCTGGCCAGCGGTTTGTTGTTCTATTTTAGTAAAACCAAATAAATGTTAGAACTCTTCACTCTCACGTCTCTTATCCAGTTTCCTGATACTATCTTTCAGATGGTATAGTACACATGTATGCAGACAAACACTCACAAGAGCTCCTTCTCTGAGAGTGACCAACATCAGTCACAGTGGAGACGTGTAAAGCGGAGAGAGTGGTGCAGTGCAATCACAGAGTGCTCAGATGAGCTCCTAATTTAGCGCGCGTAGCCTTCTCGGACTCCCTGGGAGGGTTTGGTTAAATTACAGGCCATATTTTTAGTGAAGGCTAGGCTTCATGCCTGGAACTGCCAGGGCAGCTGAGGACCATCACTCACACGCCTGTCAGCCCCCAGTTTGCTCAACATCGGAGCTGTTAACGCCtgtgaatgcatgtgtgtgtctggtgaGCAGGAGCAAAATGAGGCCATTCTTAGAAACTGTCACATTTTTATtgcttgatgtgagcttctgtATGTGCGCCCTGTAAATATTAATTACTGGGAACAACAGTGTTGCTTTGGATCGCACGCATGCCGCAGACAGAGAAAAACCAAAGAGGCCAGAAGTCTCAAGTGGCAACCTCCAACAGCCAGAAATGAAGCCAATAAGGAAGTGCCAGAAACTGCACTTCCTCTAATGGCAACTTCAGACTAGTAAAAACGTAACACATTCCCCTGAGACTCCCATATATTCAGCAAGTAGCATGTTTATAGCCTGCTGCGAAAAAATGGTTTTGTTATGTAGAGCTGATTTCTACCTTCATAACAACTCTACAGAGTGAAGattttccactgtgtttttgctgtttgcaCCTTCTGGCATTATCTTATAGATCATAAGGAGGAACTGTGAGGTACACTACTCTAAGAAATTTGTGCTTAGGTTTTGGTGAGTGAAGCTCCGGCATATTATTTCTGTGTTGTTTAGCAGAAATCTACACATAAACTTTActgccaaaagtatttgcttgtatgctttcacacacatatgaacttgagtgacatcccatttTTAATCCAAAGAATTTAATATGATGTCTGCCGAGTCTTTGCAGCTATAATAacttcaactcttctgggaagaATGTTTTCTGGCGGCAGGAATCTGGGCAGGCCAGTCAAGTATTTCTACACCAAACTGGCTCATCCGTGTCTTTATGGACCTGACTTTATGCACTGGTGCACAGTCATgctggaacaggaaggggccaaCCCCAAACTGTTGCCACAAAGTTGGGAACATGAAGTTGTCAAAAATGTCTCGGTATACTGGACTATTAGGAGTTCCTTTGACTGGAACTAAGAGGCTGAGcacaactcctgaaaaacaatcCCCCCTCTACCAAACTTTACATTTGGCACAGTGTGGTCCTGGCAACTGCTAAACCCAGACTCATCCATCTGATCACCAGACAGAGAGTGGCCATGGCCATGTTACCTGGTGTCACGTTTCCACTGCTCCTGTGGCCATGACTGGAACATCTGAATTTAGTGATTTGTATGGGTGCATAAATACTTCTGGCAATATAATGTATATGTGCCTTTACAGTTTATAGCTGTGTCTTGCAAACCAAGCTTGCATGCATTAATTGATAACCCTCTACAATCTCTCATATAAGTACCTTCACAAGAATGTGGGTCATGCCATGTTACACTGGTCTTAGACACTTCCAGCGTCAGATGTGGCCACAACCCTCATCACATGAAAAACTCAGCTGATTACGAGTGGAAATCACTATGTCTGGAAGTAGCCTAACCCTGAAACGGATGCTAAACCTCATGATGTTGCACACCACCAAGTGGAACCAAGTTTAGGTTTAGAGGAACCGCTTCTGTTAAGCAATCACTTCTAACTATAAGggcaaaaagagaagaaacaagCAAAGTCATTTACAGCAAACAGAGACAGATGATTAGcaccataaatattttttttccaaacaaggTCCCATTAACAGAAACATCTGATGGTTGGTGGTTGACTCATAAATTTATTCAGCGTGTGGGGGAGCTGCCAAAGGATCATGTGAAATATGTAGCTCAGCTTTTcatcaagaaaaacaaacatcaacaacattTCTCACTTGCATTTCTAAACATGGAGCAGTGGCAGTCATGGCAATGGCCTCGAGTAAGATTGATCGTAGACACATTCGCCGTGTTGTGATTATGAAACAGGCGGGATGATGTGATTCTGTGTGGCCCTGGTGTCGTTCATTTTGGTTCAATCTAAATACATGGACTGTTATTCCATATGGCAACAAAGAACAATCCCTGTGTCATCCATCATTACATTAGCAAGGTGATACACGTTTTTGACAGGGAATTGATAGATTGCCATGGTAACTCGTGTTGCACACCTGATCCGAGTATCAAAGCACCATCtgctgaattcaattcaatatcattttatttatgtaaagcaatttcacaaaaacattcatctctttatattttatggCAAAGAAAACATTATTAGAGAGATAACCCCAGTCGTCATGGCGTCTCCTATGATCATTTGGCAACATTGGCGAGGaagaactcctttttaacaggaagaaacctccagcaaaaaACAGGTCTAGTGTGTGAAGGGAGGGAGAAGACAGAAGCAGGAGCacagatagaatagaatagaatagaatagaatagaatagaatagaatagaatagaatagaataatcctttaattgtcccacagggggaaatttggttgtaacagcataaaaaaaaacacatatacaaatagaATAGGACACAGGACatagaacagaaacacacaaaatttttacatatttacatcatggaCAATAGTTATCAAaacagtactgtacagttattaaaattaaagtacAGATATGTGGCAAACCCAGGTTGTAGTGTGCAAACAGAGCAGGAAATTGAAAGATGTTTAAATAGTTAAGAATATTTAGAATAATTAGAAAAGTACAGATTGTGTATTGTACCTGTGCattaaaaagtacatttaacTTCCAATAAGTTAGTGTATATACACTGAGAAAAGTAATGTGCAAGTTATAACAGTATTAGTTGTTTGGTTTATTAGTGCAAATTACAGCGCTGATGTAAACAtctgtttgttgggagcagttttgattttgcagtctgacagctgcagggaggaaggacctgcggaaacactccttcatgcatctaggatgcagcagtctgtcactgaaggagaTACAAACAAGATACAAaactacaaagaaacaaaagtatAATGCAAGTATAATTTCCACTGATTTCACTGTTCCAGCGCTAACTATAAACTTTATCAAGAAGGAACGTTTAAAGTCTAATTTTAGAAGTActgagggtgtctgtctcctgaacccaaactgggagctggtccCACAAGAGAGGAGCCTGACAGCCGgaagctctgcctcccattttacttttagaaactcaaaggaaccacaagtaaacctgcagtctcagagtgaagtgctctgttGGAATAATATGACGTCTTCAGGATATTTTATGGCCTGATCTCTCAAGACTACATAAGTGAAAAGAAGGGAAATGGCATTtccaaacatgcaaacaaactgGCAAAAACTTTTAGCTTGGCCTCATGAGTCGTGTCAGTGGACAGAACTGCCATTTCATCCTGTTTAATCCCGTCAGTCACAAGGACGGACTGAAGTTTGaattatgtttttataataGCTCTTTCCTGGATCTCAAAACACACCCATAGGGGGACAGCTGAAACAATCTGGGAACCCATCACTTATGATCTGACGACTTAGCTTCTTAGTGATCGGCTACTGTTTCGGGGAACAGATAACTGATATCCATGCCAAGACTTATTGAGGGGTAGTTCAAATAGAGAAATGAAATAAGTTTAAAAACCTGAAAAGCTGGCCATATCAGGGTCACTTTATATCACTTTTTCAATATAAGCTGAGTCTGTTACTGAGGACtcgagggggggggggacggttgttgaaagagaaacacaaaaagaactGCTTTCAATCCTATGTTGGTTCAGTAGTAGTATTCTTTACTCTCAGCTGTCTGCATCTTGTTATTATGCATCATGTGCTTGTGAACACCTGCTCGGCAATAACAGTCTGCAACATTTCCTCTGCTGATCTATCTTTAGGGACCACAACAGGCTGAAGAGCCACGTTGCCTCCTGCGTCTTAGCCTATTGTGTGTCTCTTTTTTATCCTAAGGGACAGGAACCCACGCCAGACTCTAACAAAAGGACAACTCCCTTCCTCTCATCTTAAGGATGAAGGCAGGAGGCCAAAACAGTACAAACAATATACGCACGTTTCACTGTTGCAGGAAAAACAGTGCAAAGCCTCGAGCCTGACATCCTGTGTACTATCCTGGGCTTTTTCCTTGGCGTGTTTGATAAGGAAACATGTGTACAGGTCATCAGGTTGGAGGAAGTCACAGGACATTCATGCAGAGAATATAAAATGATGAAATTAAATTTATCTTGACCTGACAGGTTAACCTTGGCTTTTAGGGTCACTGGTGCTCGGGGAAAGTAAACAGAGTGGCTCTTtgtgaaaatataaaatgtggcACTATGGACTGTTCCTACAGaccaacaaacaaaatgtaagaaaagaaaTTTCAGATAGCTTACAGCCCGTCAACATGATCTTACTTACATATCTATGATTAACACGGGTGATGAGAGAGGTCTCCCTCAAATCCCCCAGTGAGTCCACAAAGTTCAAATATCTAGCCAACGCATCCGATCAGGAGAACGACATCCATAGTGCACAGTTCACAGTGTAGCCAGCATTGGTCCCCCAGGGTTCAGCTGTCAACATTAAATATTACTGCAACATCCAGAGGTTTCTGGTGTAACCCTGTATATGGATGTAGCTACCATAACTTCACCCATTAGTGATTACCCAATGTGAAGTTTCAAGCGGAGCAATTTTGCTGTCTCCAAAAACTCCAAAACTGAGGGATACACCACGGGATGTGGTGTATAAATTACAGAGAAGACCCAACCACAAGCATGCCCTGCTCTATTGTCCTTAtccagtctttaagtctgacatcattagTCAATTCTGGGCCAAaactctgcttcaggtcccaacgtcaaacaaacactgcggcatcgctgagagttacaaactgtccagattctttcatctttaatcaaATGATCCGTGTTGCttctctaccaggtgtaacaattaagtttaacctccaggcatccatgaaaacagaattttgaCGGTGTTAGAAGCTAGCAGGGAGTTCGCTTGCTAGTTTAATGGGCTGTAGTCACATTCATATGGttttagctttaaaatgaatagtgctaataaaaaccgagagaggccgacagtgatcactgacttcttttaggggcttgttcagattaaacagAACACGATACAAAGCattcaaacatgttaaaaacacaacagccttaataaatgcagagtagtttggacccggaagcagggttcatacgtcatcacttaaagaccggattggCTCTAACAGGgaacataatttacaaaataaacttcATGTTGTATTCAATAGATGTGAAACTAGAGATAAAGCCCATCAACTCATCACAGATCTGCAGACAATTACCCCAAAGACTTCTGTATAAACACTCCTTTTTGAAATcacaggagtcgccccctgttgGCGATTTGGAATATTGCATATTTATAGCACTTAACAGTACTACGTTTAACCACCATCATATTTGATTCATACACTTCTACATCATCAGAATGTAAATATTGAAATTATATTGTGAGTTTAGTTATTTTCCctgagtgatttattttttagttttcttgTGCTTACGAGTTCTGATTAGATCGTTTAGTTCCTTTTGCATTTCCCCCTTTGATGCCTCTCTGTCTTCTTCCTGCGTTCCCTGTATTTCATCTGTCATGTCTATCGTGTATGATAAGTTCTGTCTCCGTGTTTATTCATCTGTGTTCCAGTCGtgtctctcgctccctctcctctctgtgttCAGTCAGTTGGCTTCTTGTTGTGTGTctcatatttcctgttttattttgatagttgctTGCCCCGTGTTCAGtgcattcagttttgcttcctccccgTCTCAGTATGTTAGATCtgttccagctgtgtttccacttccctcgttacccctctgtgtatttaagcccgttgtcttcctctgcttgttgttgttttgtcccACATAACTGTGTGATTTCCTCCATGCTTGTGGTAATTCCTAGCTCTCTGTTCCAGTCTTTGTTTTCCAGTTTCCTAGCTTTATTTCCTTGTTTATAGCTTCTAGTTTTTGGTCGTTAGTGCCTTTatgtttgaatattttttgtACAGTAAAATAAAGCTGCATTAATCTAAATTCTGGCAATCTGACACAAATTTTCACTTGGATTCAAGGATGACCTGACGGAAAACTGGTGGTCGGAGTTAAAGTTCACTGACATCATgttttgcaaaataaataaataaatacttctcTCTCACCTCTTCAACACCATAACTCTGGAAAAATGGGTTGATTGTGTTTTAGACTGAAGTGGTCACACTAATCTCCTCTTGTGATGCAATAATCGACAaatatctgtgtttttgtcaaaaaaaaatgcagccatGTAAATCGATTTCGTTACCAGACTCAGCGCTTCATGGTTGCTTGTATcacatataaaatattaaagtagAAAAGAAGTTAACCTCCTTGCCATGAACAAGAAGACACTCAcaggtgaaaaaaagagaaatgaaaggcAGCACAGGCAGAGAGCTGATAAATATAAAAGCCTGTAATAAAAACCAAATAACTGGGTGGATATTTTTACCCGCTCACTATAGTTAACAGGaactaaactgaaaactaaaactagctgtgaaaaaaacatctttgttcaacttgaacttgaaaaactaaactaatataaaatttaaaaaaaaaccgaataaactaaaactaaactgaattcaaggcaaaaaaaaaaaatactaacaaAGTAGAAATTACAGAACAAGAATCACTGTATCAGGATACCATGATGTCACAGTACTATGCTGTAAGTTATGAGTCATGGAGGCAATGTGAACGTTCATTTAGAATAAACTTTATTGGCAAAACATGCGAACATAATAACAGAATCATAATCATAGTTGTATATTCTCTATATTCTATATTATCACACACTATATATCAGCCATGTAACATAAGAACAAAGCTTAACAGAATCAAATATATTATATCAACATCTTCATTTCCCAAAACAATAATTAACCTCACAGAGCTTCAGAATCTTTACAGCAAACAACATCCTCTGTTATCAGATCCTTACAATTAATCAATCAAAATGGAAACATTATACAATAATCATCTATagattatttttgttgtaattattttttaaataaagtcttattacagattacatgtaaTTTCAGCATTCATTGGGATTTAACACGTTTTTATATTACGCTCCATAATGTTtctgcacacaaagaaaatccCCTTTTTCTCATATTTACAACTCACAGGCACCATCTACTGGCTGTAGAATGTGACCTAGTTTCCTCCCCAGCTTCAAACCAAATCTGTCACATCTGGACAGCAGCGGCTGTGCAGATGTGAGCAGAGCCAAATCTCTGGTCATGAATTAGCTGAGAGTACATTCTTGGAAAGGGGAAGCCAAGAAAACACTATTATGCAATATAACTATTGATTtttgtttagttcttttttttttttttacatatatatatatatttttttttaagtaaacttgaagaaaatcaaaaaaaaaaatctaaaaatgtgcagtaaatactgcaaaaacatggctttttaaaaaatattttgaaactATTGATCCTACGTTAAACACTTGAGCCATTAAAAATACTCATCATAGCCATCAGTAGTAAGGGGGCTCCTCTCCAGTGACTCCGTTGTCCAGTCCATTTCCTCCCATCCATTCCTCATTCAGCTCCCATATGATATCTTGCAATGACAGCACTGGCAGTGAGCTATCCTGGACCACTGGCGGATGTCCTGCATCCCTGCCGTACTCAAGAGGTGCTGGAGTCGGAATACTCCCCATCTGCGAACTCGGAACTTCCAGACAATCCGTTGGGCTGCTGTTGAAGAATCCAGAATCAGGAGTGTCTGCTTTGAATATTTGAAGGAGCTCATGTATGTCTGAACTTGGGTACATGGAGGCGGCCTGGCTGGAGTTTGAGTTGTAGCTTACCATCTCCATGGGAGGCTGATGCCATGCAGGAACCCCAGTGGAGTTTTGGCAGCCTGGCTGAGGCATGTATTCCCACAGGCCTGAGCTGGGGTTATTGCCCATTGAGCTTCCTGGTTGAATCCCATACGCGGCTCCACACTGTCCATACGCTCCGGTGGCATTGAAGGCAGGAGGAAACTGTCCATTGTTAAACACCTGCTGCATTTGAGGTGCGAAGGCCTGTGTGTGGTGGTGAGCCTGTGAACTGTCCGCTGGGATCTGAGACTGGCACTGGTCTTTGCTGGATCCTTTTGATTTTAGGGTGCGAGCTCTTCGGTTCTGAAACCACACCTGGAcgggaaatgaaggaaaaatacGTGAGCTACAGCTAGAGCACTCCATTCTGCTGTGTTAATAATCATCTTTCTCTTTTAAGCAGAAGCTATCAGCTGTCAGTGTGTCTCTTCCCTCAAATAAGCTCCTGATAAAAACAGCTGGTGTTATCTCAACAGATAAAGACATACAGTGACTGCGGTATCAAGTCCCCGCACAGCAACAGCGGAAGACGTACAAAGTCCATGAGGGTCTTTAACCAGCTTGCAGGTCAAATAATGtcataattattgttattttattaaacaaaaatgaaatcctAACCTAATCTAAACTTAcaaactgtatttatttcatctttatATCTTTCTTGCTCCATCAACAAATATTTACCTGGATGCGGGACTCGGGCAGGCCTGTGGTCTGGGACAGGCTCTCTCTGATGGTGATTCCAGGGTATGGGTCAGTCTCGAAGGTGGCGCGCAGCAGCTCCACGTGTTCTTTGGAGAAGCTGGTCCTCTTCCTGCGACTGGCAGTGCGAGATGAGCCGTTGTCGAAGGCCACAGGATTGGCGTCATCTGTGGAAAGGagcaaaagcagatttttccatCAGATCAGACGGGATGTAAGACCAATTTTCTTGCTGTACTATCTTAGCAgctacataaaaatgtaaaatgtggtAATCCAGCTAATAGCTTTCTTGTGATCTTGTTGGAGTGAGTCACTGTGCAGTATCCCAGGAAGCTGACTGTTCATCCGGGTGCAGTGTTTCCAGCAGGACAAATGTTTCTTCACTCATCTAAGTGACTCTTTCAGTCTCCAGACATCACTTGGATGAGAAACGCTGCGTCCCAATGAACAGAttcaactttctgggattttaaaaattgtcaacctggatgactgagcatgcaaaacagtgctttttgctgaaaaacctgaaaacacacagtttAGTTTTTCTAAGTTTTCAAATCTGGAGAGCAGCTCTTACCATTTGAGTCCTTCCACATGGCAGCAGCTAGAATGGATCTCTGGATGTACAGCAGTTGAGAATGGAGGTCGCTCGTCTTTCCCTCGAAGTGTCTCTGAGTGTCCCCTGTTTACCTCTGGTCACCTTTTATGGGCTGTCACCTGAGGGCTCCACAGGGGATCCCGGTGACATCACAACAGCTGGATGGCTAACTCGAAGTACCCCCACCCCTTGACTCCGGCCCCACCCTCGTACCCATTATCACCTAAGTTGATTGATCGTCGAAACCAGTTAATTAAAATACGACCTGCATgtgattgtttgtgttttgtcggCACATGATGGCTGGccaagaaacagaaaacatacaGAGCAAGATAGAGCGCGAAGATTAGCCAGCAACTTTTCTGTGCACATATTTCTATATCTATACAcagttatatattttattatgtattagtttgtgtttttgcatatatttttactgtgttagtgttatattttatttgtgttagtGCTCTGTGGTTTCATTCCAGTAATGTGGCTCAGTGAAATGTGCATCAGAAGGATAAAGTGTTATATTTTCACTTAAAGGAGGCCACTTTAGAAGCCACTCGTCTTTAATCTAAATATGGCAGCAGGGAGTCATGTGATTAGTTTTAAACAGTCTCCTGATGATTAATCAAAACATTAACAAtcttaaaaagaacaaacactttttttttgtccaattGTAAAATAGGACTGAGTTGAAGCTTGTCTGTCAGTGTCTTTGCTTTGCTCTTCATATGCAAAGCACCAGTTGAGCTGTTAtcacaagaggaaaaacaaagaggacCTTCTTGATTAATTGTCCTGGTCCA
It encodes:
- the LOC113035554 gene encoding homeobox protein otx5-B-like; this translates as KNLLLLLSTDDANPVAFDNGSSRTASRRKRTSFSKEHVELLRATFETDPYPGITIRESLSQTTGLPESRIQVWFQNRRARTLKSKGSSKDQCQSQIPADSSQAHHHTQAFAPQMQQVFNNGQFPPAFNATGAYGQCGAAYGIQPGSSMGNNPSSGLWEYMPQPGCQNSTGVPAWHQPPMEMVSYNSNSSQAASMYPSSDIHELLQIFKADTPDSGFFNSSPTDCLEVPSSQMGSIPTPAPLEYGRDAGHPPVVQDSSLPVLSLQDIIWELNEEWMGGNGLDNGVTGEEPPYY